The DNA segment CAATGAgtcaccttccttttgggagttGCCTTTACATTTTAGAAGAGCTAAAGCAGGATACATAGACCACTGCTCGAGCATTGTTTCTTGCAATTTGTCTGCCATTCTGCTGCAGTCTTAAAGAACAGATAACCTCTTTACTGTATTCCACTAGTAATTACCTGTTTAAGTCAGCACACATCAGCAATTCATTCTGTGTTAGACTTGCATAATGTATCTGTATAAATGTCttaacagagatttaaaaaaaaaaaatcctgagtctTCACATAATTAATCCACTTAATTCAAGAAGACTTTCTGACGAAAGTGAcggagaaatacagaaaagcaaagcgGATTACTCGATCTCTTGACAATGAACGCTTTAGTTTACTGCAGATAAGTATCTGACCCTAGCATCTCTAAGGTGGTTCCCTGCAGGACGCTGCATCACGCAATGTCTTCAGGACACTGCGAAAACAGAACTGTTCAGCATATTCCAAGAAACAAACGCATGAAGACTTTTgctctctggacacgctccatcCTGCAGAAGTGGCATGCAGTGGAGGGTCAGGAAGCAGGGAGAAGGAACATATTTGGCATTCCAGCCTCCAGAGCTCCCTGCCAGGAACTGAACAGGGCCTTCTAACAGGAGTTCACTCTTTCTACCACTCCTCCTCGCCACCCACCACccctgcaagaaagaaaaagtatcacACAGCACAAATGGCTTAGGGCCCAGCATAGAGGGGGTAGAAAGAGTAAAAATTTGAGAATACAGAAGTCAGTTTTTAAGAgaacaaagggaaaaagggaaaggagtgGAAGATGGGACCACCTAAGTCAGTGTCATTTGATCAGCATCACCACAAAAAACATCTCAAGAGTCATTACcagcaaattattttttagtaaattataaaaaaatgaggatttttgTAGCATGAGAATGAAATATATTCCATGACTGCAGCCTGGCAAGctatagaggggaaaaaaaaaaaaaaaaaaaaaaaagtagaagtgaTGACTTCATAAGTACTAAATTAGTATTAACCAGCAGAGATCCCTTTtgtcctttaaagaaaaacagaagggtTTACTGAGACCCAGCAGAACAGGCACAAATAAAGAGCATCAtactttcaaaaccagaaatcagTAACCTCAAAATCTACAATTCACCCCACATGTCATTGGGAGTTTCAGGCTCCTGACCTTTGACACCAATCTGCCGCTATAATTTCTTTCAGATTGCATGTGTGCTTTTATCCATTTCTACTTTATGAtgtaaacagaacaaaaaaagaaaaatgtcctccCTGTTGGggatttttctgactttttaaatttttgagcaataaaaaaaagtaatattaaatCACCTTTTTACTTTTAGCACAGAGCAAGATACTAAATCACCACATCAATCTCCCTTAACTTAAGCAATCTAGCTAAAAATCTCCTTCTCTCTGAAACACCTAAgcttctacccttctgattcaTACAACATGATTTTACTGGTTTTCAAATAACCACTCTTCCACAGGAAAGCATGACTCTTCTTCTAAGGGGAAGATGaggaaattgaaggaaaaaaacatcaaaacaatAACCATCCTGTCTTGCCATCCCTCAATGCAAGCTCTCTCACTCACTCCTCTCTTGCTGCCTCAGACATAAAGAGTGAAAAAgcatgattttgtttttctttccctcttgacAGATCACTTTTCAGAGACGGGGTCGATGCCAAAGTCTTACAGCTGATTACTTTCTGGgccaaagcagagaagaaagcagctAGACTTCTTTTAGGCATTAACAAGTAGTTCTCCTCAGAGAAGCACCTCTATGTCCCCAGAACAGACTACTAAGGACCTTCCGTTAAAACTTATCTAGAGAGCCTCAGAGAGCAGACTGAGATGGAAAGATAGTaagattaaaaacacatttttcaacCCAGAAGGGTAGAAATGGCTGCTTATAATTCAGCGATGTGACATCTCTTAGTTTGATGCAGCTGCTTTCTAGTCAGCGCCAAGAACCTTTCTATTATCGACCTTtacactccctcctcctccttcaaaccATTTTACTTGCAATTGCTTCATAAAATGGAGCACATGCACAGCAACAGCTCTCTACTGAATTAAAAAGCATCTAGTCAAACGCTAGCCTAATCAAAAATAACATACTCTTATTTCTTACCTCAACTGGATTAGGAACAATCAATAAGCATATCTGTAAAGGCAGCTGTTCTTCTTTTGTTGACTGCAGGAAGTACATAGGCGTATCCAGATCCCAATTAGACCAAGTATAGTGATAACAAAAaattcttataaaaataattatgccCTGAAACATGCActtaggaaacttttttttttatgctttgtatTAGATTAATTTCTAAAGGCAATATAAAACAGCACAGGCAGTTTTTTACCTTTATGTTTTTCTAATCAACACTACAGCAGTAAAGTCTTAAGAGAAATTATCTTCAGTTCTGGTTTATTTTCTACTTTGGGCATTTGGCAATGTTTTGTTCACTGGTCATTCACTGATCCTCTTTCTTAGAAAGAAGTCCAtcacaaagaacaaagaaaacagggCAAAACACAGTAGCAAAATGCGCCACCCTCCACCGCCCCCCCGAACCAACAAAAAATCAACAACCAACACACatacaccgcccccccccccccccaagccctaaCAATCcttgaaaaggcaaaaaacaatGTGAAAACACGGACCAAACACATCAAATACAAATTATAGATGCAGGCTTCACTTATTTATTGGTAAGGAAGTACCACAGTATACTTCTAAAGGCACCAAAAATCACATAAATTGTATTTCTCAATACTGCAAAATATAGACAGGCtgcttagaaacatactatttttatATCTAACACATTGTCTCTTGTACAGTTTATTTCCAAATGTAGTTTAACAACATGTAActtaataaaactaaaatacatATATCTCTTTAgtttctttctgtcctgttatCTTCGGATCTTAGTTGGAACAGAAGTATTCATAGAAAGGGTGATTTTTTAGGTTTTAAGTTAACAGCTTCCCATTAAACCACAGACTGCTCTTGAAATTAGGGACTATAATAGCCACTTTAGTCaagatacagagaaataaaatagctCAGCCAAGACATGGCAGTCAGAACTACTATTTGCAAATTCCAATGATCTATTTATCAGGTTTCTCTAACAAAACACAATCCTCACACTGTAACAATGTAACTTGTGATACATGTAATATTTGAATTTAATTCACTAAACAGTCacctatttttaataattttctactATGAATACATAGAAGTGcacatctttgtattttctggAATTATATTTTTCCCTAATGCTAAAAATCAGTAAATCAAATTACTGCAGTTGTTTAAATTCAGGAGACACCCTCTGCAGCGAAATGGAACACAACTCTTAAAAACGAAAATGGAGTTATTTTTCATCTATCTTAATTACTAATAATGTGTCAGTAATCACAGTACCTAGAAGTGAGTCCTTTTGTGTTTCCATTTGACAAGAAAGGTAAAGTGAAAAAAGAATGTTATCAGCACTTAACGTTCTCCAGCCTTCCTCGCTTTAACACACTGTAACACAACAAAATTATTCCCTTCCCTCTGTCAACAGTTTCAAGACCAGAGGTAGATTTCTGTCATGTTCCCGCCTCTGGAAGGTTCCCACTGATTGATACTGTGGGGATGCTCCAGCTGTGAAACAGTTCATCTTCTTCCGGAACCCTGAAAACCCTGAATCTCAAAAGCTGGAGAACAGTTGATTACACAATGTTGACAGATTTTTAAGAACTACCTTATAACAAACACTGAACAACATCTGGCCACAGTTCAGTAGAGTGACCTGTAGGCAGATCTAAGGAAGCATGTTCTCGATGTTCAATCCTTTCTAATTACTTAGGGGTCCGTCCCAGCCTGAAAACAACACTAAACACGGTGCTTGTCAAACGGCATCAGTCATGCAAGGTGCAGAGCAGTGCAATGCTTCATAGACACTGAAAAgtacaggttttgttttgctgggaaACTGCTACCCTAAATGGATGACACTATTACCAAAGAAAAAGTCAGCTGAATTACAGCTGTGATAAACGTCTCCAAAAGAACAGTTAATCATTCTGTCCTAGGAAGAACAGCAGAGAGGAATTTAGAAATTTTCATAGCTGACAAACTTTCCAGGacaaacatttctgaagacaTTAAATAACAGTTGCATTCCCCTTTCAAAAGCTACAGCCAAGGCCTGCTCATTTTAACAACCCTCTGAAGGACCTCtgaggaagagagacagaaatccTGCATTACTTTGAAGAACTGCACACTCTGCAGCATCTCAACTACCTTGGAACTCCCTACCAAGCCTCATGCTTCATGTCAGAGCTTCTCACTGAGTAGTGTTGAACCTTAACAGGCAGGTTTTGAGGAAGCATGGAGAGAACACAACAAGGATTACTGCCTACTGGCATTTCCCGCTGTCCTCTGCAGCTGAGTGATTTCACCTGAGGTAAACATGTCTTTCTGAACAGTACTATACCACAgttctataaaaataaaatcagctggGTTCATACAGCCACAATTCTTCCCAGGTGCTCCCCGTGTTGTCCCCACTTGGGAGCTGTATGTTCACATGGCCTGTGAACATTTAAGATAAGGATATGAATGTAAACTTGTAAATACACACCTATTTCACAtgtcagaagaacaaaaaagggaCCGTTAAGACAGAAAAGACAAAGCAATCTAGAGACAAGAGACAAAAAATGGAAGCATTTTGAGCACATACAACCACCGATCAACACCAATTCATCATTAGAGAGAGCAAAAATAACTCACCCAAATCATAAATGAGGGTGTAACAATTATTCAGCATGTTCTTATACCTCATAACCCACCAAATGTGATCTACATTGCATAATCATAAAAAGCTGCATAATACAAACATCAACACtttgcacaaaagaaaaatgaatacttATACACAGACTAGTGCAGATCCATTTCAGTATTCCTAGTCATGAAGACCAATGCTTCAGGAGTACAATAATGATAGTAGGATTCAGGAGGATGACTATCCTAAAAAAGGCGCCCCACTAATTTTAGTATTACTTCTTCATCCTTTTCATCTTCAAGACATTTTACAAAAGCAAGCTTATTTTCACAAACTGCTTTATAACACCTGggttttattttacagatgggaGAACAAAGTGATCGGAGACACTAAAGCATTCATGCAAACCCTCGGAAGATGCCAGCAAGTGCTTTCCCCGGCGCTTTTCTCACATCTGTCAATTAGGAGACCTTACAGAGTTCTCCAGCGTCAGCCAGGGTAGGCGGAGAATCAAGCTCCAGATTTAAACAGCATCTTGAACGGGTAACTCCGAGGCCAGCCCGATGAAGAGGAGACTGAATGTGCGGGCAGAGAGGCAGCGCGTAGACCCGTCAGAAGGGCCCCGAagtgcggggcggcggggcggggcacAGCGGGAGCAAGGCTGTCGGCGCCAGAGCCGTACCGCCCGGCTGCAGGGGGCCCGGCTGCTGGGCAGACGCTGCTCGGATCCACAGCTGCTCCTTCCAAACTCCGTTTCCGGTCTTCCCACCGCCCTTGGCTGTGTCCCCGTGGAGGGGTAAGGCACAGCGGGAACAGCCCCTTGCTCTGCTCTTCCACGAGGTCGAGTTTCCGACTCCACCATCGCGCGGAGCCGCCGGCGCTGCCGGCAGCGGTGCGGCAGCTGGCCTCCCCCGGCCGGAGCGTGCCCTGCTCCGCCTGAACCTCACAGGAGGAGAACGTCCTCTCCCCCGACCGCTTCCTACCGGGCGCACCATCGGTCTACCCAGGGCAACCCGGAGCTGTTCCCGACCTTCCACCGCCTGCCACAGGGGCGGCGACGGCAGGGACAGCCCACTGGGGCCAGGGCGCGGgaccggcccccgcccgcccgccggccgggctCTCCGGGCCTCCCCTGCCGGGCtgcgctcccccctccccggccttACCTGCCCGTCATGGCGGCGCGCCCCCGGCCAGCGCCGGGCTGTGGCGGCGGGGGCTGCGAGGCGAGACACGCGGCTCGGCTGGGCGCGGCGGCTCCAGCCCCAGCGAGCCCCGTCGGGCAGCAGAAACCCCGCCCcggacccggcccggcccggcccggcggcagcCCGGGCCCCCGGGGCGTGGGCGGGAGCCGCAGCCCCCGGTGACTCagggcagcacccccccccccgccgccccccttcCCGGCCCCGCGCATACTTTTCctataaagggaaagaaatattgaATAACGAAGCGGCGGACTGGGACCGCCTCCCGCCCGTCTCCCGGTGGCGCGGGGACCCGGCGGCCCCGGGGCACGGCTCCTGCCCTTGCCCCGCCGCCAAAGCTGCTGCCGGGCTGCCCGGGAGCCGCTTCGCCCCACCTGATCGTAAACACTTCAGCAGCTACTATGAgcctgggggggagaggggaaacgCTGACGGTTCGGTCTCATCACGAAGGCGTTAGCTGGTGTACAGTTATATCTGACACGCACCTCATTGACGTGAAATTTTTGCCCGTGGACAAAGAAGCCGCGCTTCCTGCCTGCCGTGGCAGGCTGTTACGCTCGTTGTTGTATGTCCCCAAGGTGAGGGGAAAACAACCTCGCTCCGTGTTTTCCCCTCAGGGCAGCAAAAGACACGTCCGGAAGGCTATCTTCTAGAAAGCGGTTAGATGGCATCCTTTGCTGCCAAAAGGAAGAGAGACCACACTCCCTAATGAGGACCCCTCCAAGCGCGACATTTTCTGATAACGTCTAAGCCCTTCTTGCTGCTCATCAAACTTTGTCCCAAGCACTCAGGGGGTTTTATGTTCTCTGACATGTATCAATGTATAATGTATCAATGTTAAAGTGATCCACCAAATGGGACAGGGAGCTTCTGCCCAAAAGCAATTTCAAACTTTATCTGCATCTTGTAAGGTAGCCTAGCGCGGTGTGACTCACCATTGCTATGGATATGGTTGCAAGCTTGTTGCATTGTTGGGACTGATGATGGAAACCCTGTGCTGTTTCCTGGTGTCCAAACACCTCATTTTTCAGCCTTACAGTAAACATTTAGAATCATACAGGTTAAATTAGCATTTGATGTATTTCTCACTTACATAAACCAGGGTGAAGAATTAAGTTAGATGTTATTTTGGTTTAACAGTTGGTTGAGGAAAGGGTAATAGATCATCTTACTAATAAACAGCCAAAAATTTAACAGACTTGGCTGAGTGCACAGTAACAGACAAGCTCTTAGTCATTCCCTGCATCTCTAGTCTCTCCTGTTGTAATGGTTTCTGGGTGTCACCGTGTCTCTACTCTTGCGGCTCTCCTTTAGAGAGAAGCAGATTACTTGGACTGAACGTGTGAGTAGGAGACTCCAGGTGCTGCCAAGGCTGTTGGGTGGAGCACCTTGCAGGGCAATACTCGGCCTTGAGCTACATCCCAGCCACTGGGCCGTCACCCTGGGAGATCCTTCCTCTGGCCTGCTATGTCCCGTGGGGCTGGCTACCTGTGAGCTGTATCAACCTCAAAGATCATCTTTCTCTTACCAGCCTACATTTTGAATATGACACCacctcctctccagctgctgaAACCCTAAACTGTTACTGCTCGCAGCTGCCAAGCCACTCAGTCGCGTCATTAGGAGCAGCTGAAGCGGACTCCCCCTCCAGGCCGCCCCAGGCACCCCCTGCCTGACAGGCTTCCCCGCGCCTTTTATCAGACAAATCTGCCTTTCCTTTAAAACTACGAGCAGGCGAAAAGAAGCCGTCCCAGATCGCAAAGCGGGCCCGCACCGCAAGGGCAGGGACTGGACTGCTGCCCGCCGCAGGCCCTCGCGGCCTCACGCGCACGCGCGCCGCCCCACCCCACGTGAGGGCCAGCCGCGGAGATGGCCGGTAACCCGGATGCAGCTATTccgcaagatggcggcggcggaggcggcgctGGAGAGTGGCGCGTTGTAGCGCCCGCGAAGCGGATCCCGGCCCCGCCATGGCGGACCTGGGCCGGCAGTTGCAGGAGTACCTCGCGCAGTCGAAGGCCACTGCCGCCTGCGGCCCCACCACAGTCCGCGCGTCGCCGCCCGCCGGCTGCTcgcaggaggagggggggagcggcggcggcctGGGGGCCTGGCTGGGCCCGCTGAACCCCTTCCTACCGGGCCGCGGCGCCCCCCCCGCGGCAGCGCCCGcatcggggccggggccgggctcgggCTGGCCGTGGGCGGCCGAGGCGgacccctgcctgccggctctgTCGCGCTGGCAGCGGCTGGCGGGGAgcgggctctgcctgctgctggccgCCCTCTGCTTCGGGCTGGCCGCGCTGTAcgcgccgctgctgctgctccggGCGCGCAAGTTCGCGCTGCTCTGGTCCCTCGGCTCGCTCTGCGCCCTGGGCGCCGCCGCCCTGCTGCGCGGGCCCGCCCGCCTGCTGCGGGAGCCCAGCAGCGGCTCCCTCCTCTACCTCGGCGCCCTCGGCGGCACCCTCTACGCGGCGCTGGGGCTGCGCAGCACCCTCCTGACGGCGCTGGGCGCCGCCGTCCAGctgggcgccgccgccgcctcgctcCTGGCCGCGCTGCCTGGGGGAGCCGCCGGCCTTCGCCGCCTCGGCGGCCTCCTCGGCGCCGCGCTGCGCCGGCGCGGCAAAGCGCTGCCGGTATGAGAGCGCTGCCGCGGCgaggcccccgccgccgcggcgagGGGGACGGGACCGGCCACAGCCCGACGGGACGCGGGCGAAGGGACTGGGAGACTCGGGCTGGCGCCGGCCGGGGCGCGAAGACGCCGCTCCGAGACGGGGATGAGGATGGCGCCGTCTGGCGCGCTTCTCTCCACCGCCTTCGCGTTGCTGCTGGGTTTTCCTCACCAGTTCTCGAGCAAGAAAAGCAGCGGCTGGCACCCGGGAGCGGTACCGGTGACTCTCTAGACTCGTTTTGCTGTGTTCAGGTGTAACGGTGTTGGTGCCAGCCTGCCGAGCCGTCCCGGAGGACGGGATTTTGCCTTATTGCAAAGTCAGTTCGATAGCCATGGTCTGGAGTCTCTCCGGCTCTGGGTGGGAGCCGGCAGCATTCCGCTTTCCTACCTCCAGTATAGGACCGTGTGGCTGCTGCAGCCTACTTCAAAACGTGAGTGAGACTACGGAGCCGATGAAATGTAATTATTGACTTGTCCGTTGCGTGAAAAGCAAGTATCTTAACAGCTGAGGTGCATAGGGCTGACTGACGCTGAAACGCGGAGACGATTTAGCAAAATCTGATCAAGTGTGGGGGTGAACGTTCTAAAGTAGTTAACTGCTATTGGCTCATTTTTTTGCTGACCCCTACACTCTGAACACGTACTGCATAGTGCAGTCATCAGCCACCTGCGATCAGGGGTGAATATGAATACTGTGTCTACTGAACTGCATTTCTTTctaagaaacacttttaaaataccaTCCAGTCAGTGAAACAAACTTTCCTGGGGCTGTGGGTCACAAAGACTGCCCATAACTGTAAGGGTAGTCGTCTTGCATGATGATGATAGGATGAAAGGTGCTAATCTTAGTTAAGAGCCTTGGCAGGTATTGCTGCCTTACAGCTGCTGTAAGGTAGCAAATACTTGGGTGTTAGAAGGGTAGCTTCAGCTCTTAGAACtttatattttttgcttttttcagctTGGGTGGGAATTGCTTACTTGTCACAGCATGACCTTCAAAAATAGATTTGCTAGTAATTAGAGACTGTTGCAGCCAGCACAGCTTTGTTTCAGTGCAGAAATTAAGCAGCCGTAGGAAGGTGCTGAATTTAGGCTGACAGTCCCTGCTGAGAGCTTGGTACTCCAATTTGGGCTGTATACTGCACTACTGCAGATACATGGGACTACCACGCCTAACCTCCTCAGAGCCTGAGTATCTCACTGAGTATAGGTGCCTCAtatacaaaataaagacaaacacTGCAATATTTATCTGTTATAATTACTTAGGGTTTAGCTTATTCACCTAATACTTACTCTGAATTAAACTGAAATTGTTAAATGGGGGTATTTAAATGTACATACATTGCTTTAATAAAACTATTTGTGTATCAAATGTCAGTATAGGCATTCCACTAATGGTCACTTTTTTTTCCGTAAACATGTAGATCGGAGCTATCTGAATAACATTAAATTAGTTCTCTAATTTTTACAACTTCTAAGCTGTagtatataaattaattttattcctaaCAGCAGCATCAAATTAAACAAATGTTAGACAAGGTGGAGCTGTAAACTAGCAGGTAGAGCATAAGGATTCAATGTGCTGGACGGGTAAAAGAACTTGACCTGAAGAGTACAGAAGTCTATTCCCATTAAGTAATTTTATCCATTTTCTAGGAATAGCAGGTCACAGTATCACAGACTGGGAACCTTCTTCTGTCATGCTCTCACCTTCCAAGATTTTATAAAAAAGCTAGCTAATTATTCAATTTTCTTACAACTTATTGTGCTTATTCCATGATCATGGAATAtttcaaaacttaattaaaaaagctGCCCCTTGATGAAGAATATTACTTAACACCAAATATCATAGTGGTTTAAGGATTTAAATAACCATCAGAGGAAAAATGAGCAGCATACTCCCTTTTGTCTAGATAGAGAAAGCTGGGTTTCATATTAGGTGCACTCTAACTTGTTTTGGTATAGGACTGTGGTTTAATTAAGGACTAAAGCTCATCCTCTAAATCACAT comes from the Accipiter gentilis chromosome 6, bAccGen1.1, whole genome shotgun sequence genome and includes:
- the SFT2D3 gene encoding vesicle transport protein SFT2C, whose product is MADLGRQLQEYLAQSKATAACGPTTVRASPPAGCSQEEGGSGGGLGAWLGPLNPFLPGRGAPPAAAPASGPGPGSGWPWAAEADPCLPALSRWQRLAGSGLCLLLAALCFGLAALYAPLLLLRARKFALLWSLGSLCALGAAALLRGPARLLREPSSGSLLYLGALGGTLYAALGLRSTLLTALGAAVQLGAAAASLLAALPGGAAGLRRLGGLLGAALRRRGKALPV